The genomic interval TGTACCTTTGGCAACCCGAACCAAGCATGTCATCGGGCATCTGAACACATCCATCGTTTGTCAGCATCTTGTTAAACGCTCGATTTCCGACCCTCCCAACTGCGTCGGGAGGGTGACGTAGGTGGCTCTCCAGCAACATCTTAAAAACTGCACGACCTCTTTCTTGGGGGAGGTGCCAGTGGACAAGCAACGGCTCAATGAATAACGCCGAGCAGTCGAGTTAACACCTAGGACTGAACAGGCCAGGGAGAGTTTAGCTACTCGGGGACGGTTCGGACGAGAGTCTCTTGCTGACTCTTTTCCGTGACGGTGACGCTACCCAGCCAGTGTGGCTTGTTTTGCTGCGGTTTGCTGGTTGAGAGATTGACCTCCGCACCGATCGGCAGACCCTGCAATTGGTAATATCCTTGGTCATCCGTCGTCACACTAAATCGTTTCCACTCGAATCGTGTCGATAGTGGCATCAAGGGATCTTGATCACGCTCCTGCGCGACTTCGACAGAAACGACTGCCAACACCGAGCGGTTAGATGCCGGCTGATTCTCGGCAGTGACCAACCTGCCACGAAAATCGATCGTCGGTTTCATCGTCAAGCGAAGCAATCGTCTTGGGTTGTCGGCGGTGACGATGCCGCCCAGTTTGCCGTCGTCCGTCACCGCAATAGCGCCAACTCGTGAGCCCATGGTCGTGAACGAAAAAACTCCATTGTCACGCGGCGAAACCTTCTCCGTTCCCTGAACTTTGCCATCCACCGATCCAGCGAGAACCGAGACACTTGAAAAATCAAACTCCTTGTTGTCGCCTTTTACCACGATTCCTAAAACAGTTCTCGGCTCGTCAAACTCTCGATGGATATGCAGCAGGCTCGGCTGGCCTTGCACCACATCTATCTTTTCCTCAACGGACCAAGCAGGTGTATGGATGCTGACCTCCAATTTCTTACCGGGTTCGACTAGAGCGATCGCTTTTCCGTCTTCGTCCGTTGTCGCCCAGGAATCTCGCGAGCCGATACCATTCTTCGTCTCGTCATTCTCTAGCCAAGTGAATACATGAGACTGACGCAGATACAAGAGCTGATCAGCAATGGGTCGTTTCGATTCACCAGCCGTGACTTGTATCGTCACGGGCGACGCTTTCAGAAACTTGAGATTGACCGCGTCGCCCAACGCTCCGTCATCTCGAATGGGAATCACGTCGATCATTTCGCTGACAAACGCGGCATCGTTGACGCAGACGCAATAGGTTTTGCCCGGCAATACTTCTGCGTAGAAGCGTCCATCCTGGTCGGTAACAGCAGCTGCTACGTCGCTCCGTCGTTCCTGTTCACCTTGGAAACTCCTCAATTGAACGAGAAAACCAGCTTTTGATCCCATGGCACGAGCGATCGTTCCAGACATCCGCTTTCTCGCTGTTCGGGGTTTCACTTGCGTCACAAAGAGGTCATCTTCCCACCGGCTCTTGCCGTCTTGAACCCATCTCGCGTCGTCAATGTCGACGTAACAGTGGACTTCCTGCCAATCAGGAAACCAATCGAAAAAAGCAACGCCGCGATCATCGGTTACCATCGTGGATTGTTCTAGCGTTCCCAAATAGTTGTAGTGTGGCGGTGGAGTGGCGATCTGCAATTGCATGGACACCCCAGCCAGCGGTTCTCCATCTCCATCGACGACATGGAATGCTTGTCGGCGGCAATGGTGCAACTGCACGACATGTGCATCCGCCGCAGGGTCACGAACGGGCCCTCGAGAAAACTGGTAGCCTCCGATTCGCCGGTCATCGGTCCAAGCCGTGATGGCACTGAGTTTCTCGCTGGGTAAGAGATCAAACCGTGCCTTGCCCTGCTGATCGGACAGACTTGTCAATTGGTAGCCACTCTCCAGTACAACTTTGACATGCGTCCCTGCAACGGGGACATCATTGTGTATCACCTCCAGAGTCACGGTCCGATTGCAATGTTGCAGCGTGATTATTTTCCCTTCGATCGCTGCCTCACGCACCGCGAAACGGTTGATCAGCATGCCATTGCGTTGCGACTTGTCATCTGAAACCGCCATCAAACTCACCCCGTACCAATCGTCTCGATGCGCTGGCAGCCAAACTTCAAACTGGCTGCCAGTCATCGTCACGGGAATGGTCTCAGGCAAATTCTTTGTCAACATGGCTGTGACGGTAGCAGAAACCGCCGGCTCGCCCGAAGGCAGCAGTACAACACCTCGCAATCGAATCTCAAGGTTCTCGCCGTCTCCACGAATCCATTCCTCAGTGGACTCGACGGTGGGACTGTCCTTTCCGGGTATGACACTCGAATTAAGTGGCGGTATATCCGATGCCGTCGAGGTGTCAGATGAAGACAATAAGATCAGCGTGACCAGCAGCATGCCCAAATACAGTCGAACTCCGGAGATCGTGATGTGCATGGCTGTCTCAAACGCAGAAGGGATCTCGGACGAAAGTAGTTTGGCCCACTGTATTGTCGATCAACGCCTGCGTCAAATCTTTGCGATGTCAACGCCACCGTCGCTCGATACTGCAGATCGAAAGTGTGCTATGTAACGTGCGATAATAAAGCGTCTTTTGTGCCCCTCAGTCCAAAGTCAAACAGACGACGAGTGTTCATTGGACCCTATCGAGCTCTACGCGGGTGATGCGTCGACAAATTTGCTGCGACATCGCTGCCCGCGAGAACGGCGACCGTGCGGTCGATCCCTGCTTTCATCAACAGACGACGTACGCCGACCATCAACGCGTGCCACATCTGGATCGTCTCCGGCGTTGGGACACAAACGGCATCGTCGGCGCCAAATCCTCGTTCACTGACGGTGATGCTCGGCGGCAGATGCAACAAGGCTTCCAGCATCAAGTGTTGGCGGCACTCGTTTTCCGTCAGTCCCGGATCGTCGTAAATCCAAAGGTGGGGCGACAGTGCTCGATCGATCGCAGCCAGGGCTGCTTGCTGTGGAGAATCGCCATCAAGAACCAAGTCAACCGGACCACATTGAACGTAAAACTTTGCCATCGGATTGTCTCTTCCGTGAAAGAACTCTGGAGCGGAAAAGCAAGGCGGTGAACCTCACTGCCTTGCGACAGTGAGAGTTATCGCAGGCCTAGGGACACGTCTGGTCCAAGGGGAAAAACACTGATCTTCAGCGTAGTGGATCTTGTTAAAGATCCTGTAGCGGTGGGATCTTTGGCAAGATCCACCACGGCAAACCCTAGCTTCTAGCTGTCCCAGACCACTAGGCGCGGATTATTCACGCGACTCCCTACAGTCTCCGCAACACGTTTGCGTGAAACGGTTTGCGCGGATTGGCACGAAAACAGTCTGCGCACATCAGCCGCCACGCGATAGCGTCCGGTTCTTGCACCTAGACTCGGAAACCGGACGCTATCGCGTGCCGGCTAATGAATAATCCGGGCTAGTGTCTCACTTGGTTGTGCCCTCGGCTCTTGTCCAATGCCTTGCATTCTTGCCGCTCCCGACGCTAGTGGCCTGTTGATTTAATCGAAATTGGGAACGCAAGGGTGAGCCGTGGGCCGTAAGGCACCGGGCAATGCGGTAGGCCCGGCCGCTTACGCGTCGCGGCTCACTAAGTCAACAGTCCGCTAGGCTGGGAGACTTCTGGGGAGACGCGATTGCTCAGGTGAACGTTGTCGCTTGTCGAGACGTTTGGCGGGGCACGCTATCGACTTGGAAAGTCGAGCGACAATGAACGCACGCTATCGAGTTGGAAAGTCGAGCGACGATTCAACGATCTCGGCTTACCCCGCGACAACGCCTTCCTTGATCAACCGGATCAGATCTTCCGTTTCCATCTTGGCGGCGCGATCGGTGCCGTCCAAGACGCCCGCGACCAGTTCGCGTTTGTCGGCATGCATTTCCAGGATCTGCTCTTCGATGGTTCCCGATGCAACCAATCGGTACACCGTCACAGGGCGTTCTTGACCGATGCGGTGCGCACGGTCCGTCGCTTGATCTTCCACCGCCGGGTTCCACCAGGGGTCCAGGTGGATGACGTAGTCGGCGGCGGTCAAGTTCAAACCTGTTCCACCGGCCTTGAGTGAAATCAAGAACAACTCACCTTCGCCATCCTGAAACGCGTCCACGCGTCGCTGACGTTCTCTAGCAGGCGTGGCTCCGTCCAAGTATTGATAGGTGACACCGGCCGCGTCGAGTGACTCACGGATGACGGTCAAGTGTTTGACAAACTGGCTGAAGATCAACGCACGGTGGTCGCCTTCACGCAGCTCCTGGACAAGATTGAGCAACAATTCCAACTTGGCACTGTTCTTCTTCCAACGCGGATCGACCAAGCGTGGGTGACACGCCAGTTGTCGCAATTTGGTGAGCCACGCGAGCGTTCTCATGCGATGCTCACCCGTTTTGGACGGGTCATCTGCGCCGCTGAGTTCCGCAAGTGCCGCAAGCCGTGCGTCGTCATACAACTTGCGTTCCGCAACACTGAGTTCGGCTTGCAAAGTGATCTCGGTGCGCGGGGGCAATTCGCTGAGTACCTTTTCCTTGGTTCGACGCAAAATGAAGGGACGCATCAAATGCGCCAGCGATGCTCGCCGCTCACCGTCCTTGTGTCGCTCGATCGGATCAGCAAATCGTGTGCGGAATCGTTCCCAGGACCCGAGCAGCCCGGGGCTGAGTGTACGAAAGAGACTCCACAGTTCGCCCAAATGGTTTTCCAGTGGCGTGCCCGACAAAGCGATTCGCCAATCCGCATCCAAACTGCGGATCGCACGAGACGTCTTCGTTTGAGCGTTCTTGATGTACTGAGCTTCGTCCAACACCAACGTGTTCCATTCACGCTTGGCAAACCTTTCGGCGTCACGTTGCACCAGTTGGTAGCTGGCAATGACCAAGTCGCCAGGTCCAGCCGCTTCGATCAATTTCTCTCGGTCGCTGTCTCGATAGAGCAGCGGACGCAGGGTTGGCGCGAAACGCTCGGTCTCGCGAACCCAATTGTCTCCCACGCTGGTCGGGGCGATCACGAGAGCCGGACCGTCCGCCGAACGTGTCAGCAACACGCCGAGCGCCTGCACGGTCTTGCCCAGACCCATGTCGTCCGCCAAAACAGCACCGACGCCCCATTGGCTCAATCGCGACAGCCATTGGAAACCATCGAGTTGGTAATCGCGAAAATCCACGTCCAACGCGGATGGCTTTTCTGGTGTCCAATCTGCCAGCGACTCCAGCTTGGCGATCGTCTCCTGCCATCGGGCCGTGGTTTCCAAAGTAACATCGTCGCCGATCAGTTCGGCGATTGCGGGAACGGCAGCATCTGCAACGCGAAAACTGCCCCGTTCGTTGACCAACGTGTCGCCCAATTGCTCCAACCTGCGACGAAACGCGTCGCTGATCTTGGCAAACTCGCGATCGCCGACACGAACGAGCGAGCGGCGTTCTTGCACAGCGGCCAACAAATCTGCGAGCTTGATTTCTTGACCGTCCAGCGAAACGGTGCCGGAGATCCCGAACCAGTCCTTGCGATCCTCGATTTGGACGCGCAGCGCCGACGGTGTGATTTCTCCGCGGACCTTGATCGTCTCTCCTTCGGGCCAAATGATCTGCGGCGCGTCTTCTCCTGCTTCGTATAGCTTCGTCAACAGATTCAGCGCCGTTTCGTCGGTCTCGGCTGTCCACTTCCACGCTTGATCCTCGGACAACTGATCGAGCCCAAAGCGTCGAACGATCGCGTTGGCTTTTTCACGCTCGTCCACGAGATTGCGTCGTAGTCGAACGGGCCCATCGTCACCCAAACAAGGAACGATCTTGGGTTCCTCGGCCGGTACCTGTGTTTTGGGAAAACGCGGCTCGTGCGCGCTGAGTGTGACCACCATTCCAGCGCCCGGACGCGGTCGCATCTCGAAAACCAACTCGGTTTCGGCAGCGACAATCGGTCCGGCCAGTTGATCCGGCAGATCAACTCGGACCAGCGATCCCAAGCGTGGCAGACCCATGGTCATTCTCGCTGCGGTATCGCTATCCAACAGGACTTCGGATAAATCACTTTGCAGCAAGAACTTGATCACACGCGTGGCTCGCGGATCCCGCAACTCGCACAACGCGATCCGGTTACGCTTGGTATCGATCGCCAAAACGACCGGTTCGATCGGACCGGCCTTGCCAAGCAAGAACGTATTGCTGCCGCCCTGGAGTTCCATGCCGGGAATCGACAGGACCGGACGAAATTGAGTGTCGGGCGTGGTGCCTGGCTCCTCGTCTGCTGCAACATTGACGGGTTGCAACATCAATGAAATCTCCCCGCGGCAAACATCAACCGGCCGTCGATCGTTGTCATCCCAAACAACGTTGGGGTGTCCTGCAAGTTTTCTCAGTGCGCGAAAAACATGAAAGTGCTCGCCTTCCACGTTGTACGACGGGTGAGCAACCAACATCGCGATCTCTGCGTCGATCGGCGAATCGGAAAAGTCTCGATCCAGCAAATCGTAGCTTTGAATCTCACGACCTTTCGTCCACCCCGCGCCCGTTTTTCGCGGACGTTGCTCGTAAGCGGTGATCGTCAGCGGACCGTAATAGTTGGA from Stieleria varia carries:
- a CDS encoding DEAD/DEAH box helicase → MDLSTENTAGAFGLLMTEAAQRLVDSHDQTLDKRAAMMRVEPPRFSQIDGSLRFEFRVRANRQPPSIVTLDIYDHDDEDTELTSSIDELSELSFSLEACPTCQCEDFLQPGVTRCSHTLATSWWLQEQLARRSVTEIFEFLGELKVDTVAAGREMVDRLLSFADQAAETQPENVSRIQWRIRLNQSNYYGPLTITAYEQRPRKTGAGWTKGREIQSYDLLDRDFSDSPIDAEIAMLVAHPSYNVEGEHFHVFRALRKLAGHPNVVWDDNDRRPVDVCRGEISLMLQPVNVAADEEPGTTPDTQFRPVLSIPGMELQGGSNTFLLGKAGPIEPVVLAIDTKRNRIALCELRDPRATRVIKFLLQSDLSEVLLDSDTAARMTMGLPRLGSLVRVDLPDQLAGPIVAAETELVFEMRPRPGAGMVVTLSAHEPRFPKTQVPAEEPKIVPCLGDDGPVRLRRNLVDEREKANAIVRRFGLDQLSEDQAWKWTAETDETALNLLTKLYEAGEDAPQIIWPEGETIKVRGEITPSALRVQIEDRKDWFGISGTVSLDGQEIKLADLLAAVQERRSLVRVGDREFAKISDAFRRRLEQLGDTLVNERGSFRVADAAVPAIAELIGDDVTLETTARWQETIAKLESLADWTPEKPSALDVDFRDYQLDGFQWLSRLSQWGVGAVLADDMGLGKTVQALGVLLTRSADGPALVIAPTSVGDNWVRETERFAPTLRPLLYRDSDREKLIEAAGPGDLVIASYQLVQRDAERFAKREWNTLVLDEAQYIKNAQTKTSRAIRSLDADWRIALSGTPLENHLGELWSLFRTLSPGLLGSWERFRTRFADPIERHKDGERRASLAHLMRPFILRRTKEKVLSELPPRTEITLQAELSVAERKLYDDARLAALAELSGADDPSKTGEHRMRTLAWLTKLRQLACHPRLVDPRWKKNSAKLELLLNLVQELREGDHRALIFSQFVKHLTVIRESLDAAGVTYQYLDGATPARERQRRVDAFQDGEGELFLISLKAGGTGLNLTAADYVIHLDPWWNPAVEDQATDRAHRIGQERPVTVYRLVASGTIEEQILEMHADKRELVAGVLDGTDRAAKMETEDLIRLIKEGVVAG